In one Shewanella loihica PV-4 genomic region, the following are encoded:
- a CDS encoding YfcL family protein: MLEQYEQALDEWIATKVAGGDDDQLFASGYLQGHVAVVLSELEQETAQDCEALEAKMQTCLETAKSELEPADLALVVNAWAELREKMAQVANA, from the coding sequence ATGTTAGAGCAGTATGAGCAAGCATTAGACGAGTGGATCGCCACTAAGGTGGCAGGCGGTGATGACGACCAACTCTTTGCCAGTGGTTACCTGCAAGGGCATGTGGCCGTGGTGCTGTCAGAGCTCGAGCAGGAAACGGCGCAAGACTGTGAGGCGCTGGAGGCTAAGATGCAGACCTGTCTGGAAACGGCCAAGTCAGAGCTCGAGCCTGCCGATCTTGCCCTGGTGGTTAATGCCTGGGCAGAGCTGCGCGAGAAGATGGCTCAGGTGGCAAACGCCTAG